A genome region from Pirellulales bacterium includes the following:
- a CDS encoding nuclear transport factor 2 family protein, which translates to MADAVAEELLALNQKLLDAIAGGDWATYTTLCDPTLTCIEPEARGQVVAGMAFHKYYFDLGAGNSPRQNTMASPQVRVMGDVALLAYVRLTQRLDAHGHPQTAAVEETRVWHKQQGAWKHVHFHRSVVE; encoded by the coding sequence ATGGCCGACGCCGTTGCCGAGGAATTGCTCGCCCTTAACCAGAAGCTGCTCGACGCCATCGCAGGAGGCGATTGGGCAACCTACACGACGCTTTGCGATCCGACGCTGACCTGCATCGAGCCTGAGGCCCGGGGCCAGGTCGTCGCCGGCATGGCGTTTCACAAGTACTACTTCGATCTCGGCGCGGGCAATTCACCGCGCCAAAACACGATGGCCTCGCCACAGGTCCGCGTGATGGGCGACGTGGCCCTGCTCGCCTATGTGCGGCTCACGCAGCGGCTCGATGCACATGGCCATCCGCAAACGGCGGCCGTCGAAGAGACCCGCGTCTGGCACAAGCAGCAGGGCGCGTGGAAGCACGTCCACTTCCACCGCTCGGTCGTTGAGTAA
- a CDS encoding cytochrome C oxidase subunit IV family protein yields the protein MAHAAATDGHAGMIKHPPVGHVVPVSTLVGTWMALMALTLLTVGLAQFHLGPLDLISALAIATFKAMLVCLYFMHLRWDRPVLSIFFVGSLLFVALFLGLAMLDTGQYDPAVRSRQIVAPVDLQAAPDAQLDPMLKAAEKKAEAATEAAEAAAAPAPETPAEAAPAEAAPATAPPAEAPAETPPAGEAAPAAP from the coding sequence ATGGCACATGCGGCAGCTACCGACGGCCACGCCGGAATGATCAAGCACCCGCCCGTGGGACACGTCGTACCGGTATCGACGCTGGTCGGCACCTGGATGGCGCTCATGGCGCTGACCTTGCTGACCGTGGGCCTGGCGCAGTTTCACCTGGGCCCGCTCGATCTGATCAGCGCCTTGGCCATTGCCACCTTCAAGGCGATGCTCGTGTGCTTGTACTTCATGCACCTGCGCTGGGACCGGCCGGTGCTGTCGATCTTCTTTGTGGGGTCACTGTTGTTCGTGGCCCTGTTCCTGGGCCTGGCGATGCTCGATACCGGACAATACGACCCGGCGGTGCGGAGCCGCCAGATCGTCGCCCCGGTCGATCTGCAGGCCGCGCCCGACGCACAGCTCGATCCGATGCTCAAGGCCGCCGAGAAGAAGGCAGAAGCCGCCACCGAGGCTGCAGAAGCCGCGGCCGCACCGGCCCCCGAGACGCCCGCTGAGGCTGCACCTGCCGAGGCTGCACCTGCCACGGCACCGCCGGCCGAAGCTCCGGCAGAAACGCCACCTGCCGGCGAAGCCGCTCCGGCAGCGCCCTGA